A genome region from Schistocerca nitens isolate TAMUIC-IGC-003100 chromosome 4, iqSchNite1.1, whole genome shotgun sequence includes the following:
- the LOC126252666 gene encoding probable transport accessory protein MmpS3 has protein sequence MVKPQSVTAIKPSAETTAKPTDTTTTDPPSTEIVPIKESKAATARRILSAPPPQPLPLPPPPPPATETAAATEPTTTVAAATKPSTTVAATQHCLRRSQRQGTST, from the coding sequence ATGGTCAAACCACAATCAGTAACTGCAATTAAACCTTCGGCGGAAACAACAGCAAAACCAACAGATACTACAACAACAGATCCACCATCAACAGAAATAGTGCCAATAAAAGAATCAAAGGCAGCAACAGCAcgaagaatcctgtcagcaccaccaccacaaccactaccactaccaccaccacctcctccggccacagaaacagcagcagcaactgaaccaacaacaacagtagcagcagcaacaaaaccatcaacaacagttgcagcaacacaacactgcctaaggaggagtcaaagacaaggtacatctacataa